In Aureibaculum algae, the following are encoded in one genomic region:
- a CDS encoding sulfatase translates to MKQFIFISILCWSLSSISQQKKPNILFIIADDLTATAVSSYENKASKTPNIDKLASEGVRYTKAYSQYPVCGPSRASFMSGYYPNATKTFGYVSGRENIGSDRKTMTQLFKDNGYYTARVSKIFHMGVPIDIETGSNGQDDEASWTERFNSQGPEWKAIGEAELVQGNPDGKIERKGGNVMTIVKAEGDDLVHSDGKTAQKAIELIKKHKNEPFFLALGFVRPHVPFVAPKAYFEPYPHEEIIMPEKVKGDWDDIPKRGINYVTSVNGQMSLEQEKKAVAAYYASVSYMDTQVGKVLETLKNEGLEDNTIVIFTSDHGFHLGEHNFWMKVSLHEESVRVPLIVKVPGKDPKVCNSFVELLDLYPTISELAGLKTSKHLQGKSLVKTIDNAEFQVRQEAFSVSQGGKSFLLRTEKWAYIQYNEDASAGIELFDMVKDPQQFTNLANDLNYKKIVSSFQKKLKKKLKKVRHNDLGFKYP, encoded by the coding sequence ATGAAGCAATTTATTTTTATCTCCATTTTATGTTGGAGTTTAAGTTCCATTTCTCAACAGAAAAAGCCAAATATCTTATTCATTATAGCTGATGATTTAACGGCAACCGCAGTTTCATCTTATGAAAATAAGGCTAGTAAAACGCCAAATATTGATAAATTAGCTTCAGAAGGAGTTCGGTATACAAAAGCATATTCTCAATACCCTGTATGTGGCCCCTCAAGAGCTTCGTTTATGTCTGGGTATTATCCTAATGCTACCAAGACTTTCGGTTATGTTAGTGGGCGAGAAAATATTGGTTCCGATAGAAAAACAATGACACAATTGTTCAAAGATAACGGATACTACACGGCAAGAGTAAGTAAGATTTTCCATATGGGAGTTCCTATTGATATTGAAACAGGATCTAATGGTCAAGATGATGAAGCATCTTGGACGGAGCGTTTTAATAGTCAAGGGCCTGAATGGAAAGCCATCGGCGAAGCGGAATTAGTCCAAGGAAATCCTGATGGTAAAATAGAAAGAAAAGGAGGTAATGTGATGACCATTGTTAAGGCTGAAGGTGATGACTTAGTCCATTCTGATGGAAAAACAGCTCAAAAAGCCATAGAATTAATCAAGAAACATAAAAACGAACCTTTCTTTTTGGCTCTAGGTTTTGTGAGACCTCATGTGCCTTTTGTAGCTCCAAAAGCATATTTTGAACCCTATCCACATGAAGAAATCATAATGCCTGAAAAAGTAAAAGGTGATTGGGATGATATTCCTAAAAGAGGTATCAATTATGTTACAAGCGTTAATGGACAAATGTCTTTAGAGCAAGAGAAAAAAGCAGTGGCTGCATATTATGCCTCGGTATCATATATGGATACTCAAGTGGGTAAAGTGCTTGAAACTTTAAAAAATGAGGGATTAGAGGATAATACCATAGTTATTTTTACTTCAGATCATGGATTTCATTTAGGAGAGCATAATTTTTGGATGAAAGTGAGTTTGCATGAAGAATCTGTTCGGGTTCCTTTGATTGTAAAAGTTCCAGGTAAAGATCCGAAAGTTTGTAATTCATTTGTAGAGTTGTTGGATTTATATCCTACAATTTCTGAATTGGCAGGTCTAAAAACCTCAAAGCATTTACAGGGTAAGAGTTTGGTTAAAACTATAGATAATGCTGAATTTCAAGTTAGACAAGAAGCCTTTAGTGTATCACAAGGAGGGAAGTCTTTTTTGTTAAGAACAGAAAAATGGGCTTATATTCAATACAACGAAGATGCTTCTGCAGGTATTGAATTATTTGATATGGTCAAAGACCCTCAGCAATTTACAAACTTGGCCAATGACCTTAACTACAAAAAGATAGTATCCTCTTTTCAAAAGAAATTAAAGAAGAAATTAAAAAAAGTAAGGCATAATGATTTAGGTTTTAAATATCCATAG
- the hisB gene encoding bifunctional histidinol-phosphatase/imidazoleglycerol-phosphate dehydratase HisB has product MKKVLFIDRDGTIIRETTDEQIDSFEKLTFYPKALAYLPKIANELDYELVMITNQDGLGTESFPEDTFWPVHNFIVDVFKNEGVVFNEIVIDKTYAKDNAPTRKPNTGLLTKYFSEEYDLKNSFVIGDRLTDIELAKNLGSKGFFINDNTHLGTDEITVKRDELDEFIALETNDWQRIYEFLKLDNRTAEIQRKTNETDISIKLNLDGTGKSKIDTGIAFFDHMLDQISRHGQMDLEISVKGDLEVDEHHTIEDTAIALGEVFSEALGNKLGIERYGFSLPMDDCLAQVSIDFGGRNWLVWDADFKREMIGKMPTEMFYHFFKSFTDGAKANLNVKVEGENEHHKIEAIFKAFAKAIKASVKRDADKMILPSTKGML; this is encoded by the coding sequence ATGAAGAAAGTTCTTTTCATTGATAGAGACGGAACAATTATTAGAGAGACTACTGATGAGCAAATTGATAGTTTTGAAAAATTAACATTTTATCCAAAGGCATTAGCCTATTTACCAAAAATAGCCAATGAATTAGATTACGAATTGGTTATGATAACCAACCAAGATGGATTGGGAACGGAGAGTTTTCCAGAAGATACATTTTGGCCCGTTCATAATTTTATTGTCGATGTTTTTAAAAATGAAGGTGTTGTATTTAACGAAATAGTAATTGATAAAACGTATGCTAAAGATAATGCACCGACAAGAAAGCCAAATACAGGCTTATTGACAAAGTATTTTTCAGAGGAATATGATTTAAAAAATTCATTTGTTATTGGAGATCGTTTAACAGATATCGAGTTGGCTAAAAATTTAGGGTCAAAAGGTTTTTTTATAAATGATAATACACATTTAGGAACAGATGAGATTACGGTTAAGCGTGATGAATTAGATGAGTTCATTGCGTTAGAAACGAATGATTGGCAACGCATTTATGAGTTTTTGAAATTAGATAATAGGACGGCAGAGATTCAAAGAAAAACGAATGAAACGGATATTAGCATCAAATTGAACCTTGATGGTACCGGAAAAAGTAAAATTGATACTGGAATTGCTTTTTTTGACCATATGTTAGACCAAATTTCACGTCACGGACAAATGGACTTAGAAATTAGTGTTAAAGGCGATTTAGAAGTTGATGAACATCATACTATTGAAGATACGGCCATTGCTCTAGGAGAAGTTTTTAGTGAGGCATTAGGTAATAAACTAGGTATAGAACGTTATGGTTTTTCTTTACCTATGGACGATTGTTTAGCTCAAGTTAGTATTGATTTTGGAGGCAGAAATTGGTTGGTTTGGGATGCTGATTTTAAACGCGAAATGATTGGAAAAATGCCTACAGAGATGTTTTATCATTTCTTTAAATCTTTTACAGATGGTGCTAAAGCGAACTTAAATGTAAAAGTTGAAGGTGAAAATGAACATCATAAAATTGAGGCAATTTTTAAAGCTTTTGCTAAAGCTATTAAAGCTTCTGTAAAACGTGATGCTGATAAAATGATACTACCAAGCACAAAAGGAATGTTGTAA
- the hisH gene encoding imidazole glycerol phosphate synthase subunit HisH, whose amino-acid sequence MKIVIIDYGAGNIQSIKFAIQRLGYEAILSHDVETIQSADKVIFPGVGEASSAMEKLRSTGLDTLIPQLKQPVLGICLGMQLMCNYSEEGNTKGLGIFDVNVVKFSNNVKVPQIGWNTLTDLKSTLFKGIREQEYMYLVHSFYAPICAETIAVTNYEMDYSSALKKDNFYGVQFHPEKSSSAGELLLKNFLELK is encoded by the coding sequence ATGAAGATAGTCATCATCGACTACGGAGCCGGAAACATTCAAAGCATCAAATTTGCTATTCAAAGATTGGGATACGAAGCCATTCTAAGTCATGATGTGGAGACCATTCAATCCGCCGATAAAGTTATTTTTCCTGGTGTAGGAGAGGCGAGTAGTGCCATGGAAAAGTTAAGATCCACTGGGTTGGATACCCTTATTCCACAATTAAAACAACCCGTTTTAGGTATTTGTTTAGGAATGCAATTGATGTGCAACTACAGTGAAGAAGGCAATACAAAAGGATTGGGTATTTTTGATGTAAATGTTGTCAAATTTAGTAACAACGTAAAAGTACCCCAAATTGGTTGGAATACACTTACAGATTTAAAATCTACTTTGTTTAAAGGGATAAGAGAGCAAGAATATATGTACTTGGTACATAGTTTTTATGCACCAATTTGTGCTGAAACCATTGCCGTCACTAATTATGAAATGGACTATTCTTCGGCTTTAAAAAAGGATAATTTTTATGGGGTACAATTTCATCCAGAAAAGAGTAGCAGTGCTGGGGAGTTGTTATTGAAGAATTTTTTGGAGTTAAAATAG